From Variimorphobacter saccharofermentans, one genomic window encodes:
- a CDS encoding spore coat protein — protein sequence MITNVTLSTKERLLLEDAKSHEEICILKYQNYANLACDSQLKAVFRANGQKEEEHLQTINQLLNGTVPSMSGGQSGSAGAQGSTQQQTGQMPQSQQQSINQSSSGSTSFNASDKDLCSDMLMLEKYVSGAYDTTIFEFKNAQVRDVLNHIQKEEQKHGEAIFAYMQSKGMYSTT from the coding sequence ATGATTACGAACGTTACCTTATCAACAAAGGAAAGATTATTATTAGAAGATGCCAAATCCCACGAGGAAATCTGCATTCTGAAATATCAGAATTATGCCAACCTGGCCTGCGATAGTCAGTTGAAAGCGGTCTTTCGAGCAAATGGTCAGAAGGAAGAAGAGCATCTTCAGACAATTAACCAATTATTAAATGGAACGGTTCCTTCTATGAGCGGCGGTCAAAGCGGCTCAGCTGGTGCACAAGGAAGCACACAGCAGCAGACTGGTCAGATGCCCCAATCACAACAACAGTCCATTAATCAAAGTAGTTCCGGTTCCACTTCCTTCAATGCTTCGGACAAGGATCTGTGCAGTGATATGCTTATGCTTGAAAAATATGTGTCCGGTGCATATGATACTACTATCTTCGAGTTTAAGAATGCTCAGGTTAGGGATGTATTAAATCATATCCAAAAAGAAGAGCAAAAACACGGTGAAGCAATCTTTGCTTATATGCAAAGCAAAGGAATGTATTCCACTACCTAA
- the glgB gene encoding 1,4-alpha-glucan branching protein GlgB, with product MIIQKNQSYMTEEQSTLFHQGTDVKSYKMLGAHFVKQDDGREVVFRVWAPNAKWVSVVGEFNSWNIYKHPMKRVNQSGIWEIFVPDIEEKQLYKYAIGTSKGEVLYKADPYAYYSELRPGTASVLYDIENYSWQDEGWEKYKSDNPPSQYPMVIYEVHLGSWDRKEDGSFYSYREIASKLVDYVITMGYTHIEFMPIMEHPFDGSWGYQVTGYYSVTSRYGTPEDFMYLVDLCHQNRIGVILDWVPGHFPKDAHGLARFDGTALYEHEDPRKGEHPQWGTLIFNYTRNEVQSFLISNVIFWLEYYHIDGFRVDAVTSMLYLDYARDEWIPNCYGGRENLEAAAFLKRLNETVFSLFPNTLMIAEDSSQWPMVTGPVQYSGLGFSFKWNMGWMNDTLKYCSMDPYFRKWNHNLLTFSLHYAFSEQFILPLSHDEVVHGKHSLLDKMPGDYSQKFAGLRVLFAYMMAHPGKKLTFMGGEFGQFIEWKFDDKLDWLLLDYEMHRKTQEYVKELNHFYLKNPSLWEDDSGWNGFEWINPDDQDQSVLSFIRKGHNPQEWVLVIANFTPVFRPEYRVGIPKAAGCIAIFNTDDIRFGGSGLAIEEVYIAEEYPYNNREHSVILKVPPLSVAFYKPIASKLDKYTT from the coding sequence ATGATAATCCAAAAGAATCAAAGCTACATGACGGAGGAACAGAGTACTCTGTTTCACCAAGGAACTGATGTTAAAAGCTATAAAATGCTTGGTGCTCATTTTGTAAAGCAAGACGATGGGAGGGAAGTTGTATTTCGAGTATGGGCACCAAATGCCAAGTGGGTTAGTGTAGTAGGGGAGTTTAACAGTTGGAATATTTATAAGCATCCAATGAAAAGGGTAAATCAATCCGGTATATGGGAAATCTTTGTGCCGGATATCGAAGAGAAGCAATTGTATAAGTATGCAATCGGAACATCGAAAGGGGAGGTTTTGTATAAGGCCGACCCATATGCATATTACTCGGAGCTCAGACCGGGAACAGCTTCGGTGCTCTATGATATTGAAAACTACTCCTGGCAGGATGAGGGTTGGGAGAAATATAAATCGGATAATCCACCAAGTCAATACCCGATGGTTATCTATGAGGTTCACTTAGGATCCTGGGATCGTAAGGAGGATGGCAGCTTTTACAGCTATCGCGAAATTGCGTCCAAGCTGGTGGATTATGTCATCACAATGGGGTATACCCATATTGAGTTCATGCCAATCATGGAACATCCCTTTGACGGCTCCTGGGGGTATCAGGTTACAGGTTATTATTCAGTAACAAGCAGATACGGAACACCGGAGGACTTTATGTATCTGGTGGATTTATGCCATCAAAACAGGATTGGCGTTATTTTAGACTGGGTACCGGGGCATTTTCCTAAGGATGCTCATGGTTTAGCGAGGTTTGACGGAACAGCATTATACGAACATGAAGATCCCAGAAAGGGAGAACACCCCCAATGGGGTACGCTGATTTTTAATTATACTCGTAACGAGGTACAAAGCTTTTTAATATCAAATGTAATTTTCTGGCTGGAATACTATCATATCGATGGTTTTCGTGTTGATGCGGTTACCAGTATGCTTTATCTGGATTATGCACGGGATGAATGGATACCGAATTGCTACGGAGGGAGAGAAAATCTGGAGGCTGCAGCATTTCTTAAGAGGTTGAATGAAACAGTGTTTTCCTTATTTCCGAATACCCTGATGATTGCGGAGGATTCCAGTCAATGGCCAATGGTAACGGGCCCGGTACAATATAGTGGCCTGGGATTTTCCTTTAAGTGGAACATGGGTTGGATGAATGATACCCTAAAATACTGCTCCATGGATCCATATTTTCGTAAATGGAATCATAACCTATTAACATTTTCATTACATTATGCATTTTCTGAACAGTTTATTCTACCTCTATCGCATGATGAGGTTGTACATGGAAAACATTCTCTTCTGGATAAAATGCCGGGAGATTATTCACAAAAATTTGCAGGACTTCGTGTACTGTTTGCTTATATGATGGCACATCCCGGAAAGAAGCTGACCTTCATGGGAGGGGAGTTCGGACAGTTCATTGAATGGAAATTCGATGATAAACTGGACTGGCTTCTTCTGGATTACGAAATGCATCGAAAAACGCAGGAGTATGTGAAAGAGCTTAATCATTTTTATCTTAAAAATCCTAGTCTTTGGGAGGATGACTCTGGTTGGAATGGGTTTGAATGGATTAATCCGGATGATCAGGATCAAAGTGTACTATCTTTTATAAGAAAAGGTCATAATCCTCAGGAATGGGTTCTTGTGATTGCAAATTTTACTCCGGTATTCAGGCCGGAGTATCGAGTGGGGATACCAAAAGCAGCAGGGTGTATAGCGATTTTTAACACGGATGATATTCGTTTTGGAGGTTCCGGATTAGCAATAGAGGAGGTGTATATCGCAGAAGAGTATCCATATAATAATCGTGAGCATTCCGTAATCCTGAAGGTACCGCCCCTATCCGTTGCATTTTATAAACCGATAGCATCGAAACTTGATAAATATACGACATAA
- a CDS encoding glycogen synthase, with product MKRKIKVLYVTAEIAPYANSGGMAEVARSFPKALMATGDYEVRRVMPLYKNMDVRVKYKMDFPVPMEYGYDTCVLKTASDKNELPTYFIGNERYYYRENIYGYEDDNVRFFFFCKAVIEMLKRINYTPDIIHTNDWHTGFLPLLIKKEFPNIKSVYTIHNIAYHGYIPSTYLNDLLTDREKVLLGYPEWLDFAKAGILYSDLLTTVSPAYAKEIMSSSYGDGMSKLIESRKNEMIGILNGIDDEIYNPMRVGEVPFPYDNNSLSEKKKNREVLRKNYGLSNEDIPLVAMITRLDFSKGIELLIKTIADYGIPNYQLVLLGSGNCYYQGLLANIASEYPGTFTVDFEYTEEKAKLIYAGADIYLMPSQNEPCGLGQLYAMKYGTVPVVHPVGGLKDTVLVEKEHPEKSTGFYMSEWNSEALKEALQQAISTYKTKDWDQYRQNCMQYDSSWKSGLAEYQKYYQMLLEN from the coding sequence GTGAAGCGCAAAATAAAAGTATTATATGTAACAGCAGAGATTGCCCCTTATGCAAATTCAGGGGGAATGGCAGAGGTGGCGAGAAGCTTTCCGAAAGCGTTAATGGCTACCGGTGATTATGAAGTCAGAAGAGTGATGCCTCTTTATAAGAACATGGATGTAAGGGTTAAGTATAAGATGGATTTCCCGGTACCAATGGAATATGGATATGATACCTGCGTGCTGAAGACTGCTTCTGATAAAAATGAGCTGCCCACCTATTTTATCGGAAATGAACGGTATTATTACCGGGAGAATATCTATGGCTATGAGGATGACAATGTCCGTTTTTTCTTTTTTTGTAAAGCAGTTATTGAGATGCTGAAACGAATTAATTATACACCGGATATTATCCACACCAATGACTGGCACACAGGCTTTCTTCCTCTTTTGATAAAAAAGGAGTTTCCGAATATTAAGTCGGTTTATACCATTCATAATATTGCGTATCATGGTTATATTCCTTCCACCTATCTGAATGATTTACTTACAGACAGGGAAAAGGTACTTCTGGGCTATCCGGAATGGTTGGATTTTGCAAAGGCTGGAATATTGTATTCGGATTTGCTTACAACCGTAAGTCCTGCCTACGCGAAGGAAATTATGTCATCCTCATATGGGGACGGGATGAGTAAGCTGATTGAAAGTAGAAAGAACGAGATGATAGGTATTCTCAATGGTATAGATGATGAAATCTATAATCCCATGAGGGTGGGCGAGGTGCCTTTTCCTTACGATAATAATAGTTTATCAGAAAAGAAGAAAAACCGAGAGGTACTACGGAAGAACTATGGTTTATCCAATGAAGATATCCCATTAGTAGCGATGATAACAAGACTGGATTTCTCCAAAGGAATAGAGCTATTGATTAAGACAATAGCTGATTATGGAATACCGAATTATCAATTGGTGCTGCTTGGATCAGGAAACTGCTATTATCAAGGGCTTCTCGCTAATATTGCTTCAGAATATCCTGGAACATTCACTGTAGACTTTGAATATACGGAGGAAAAGGCAAAGCTGATCTATGCAGGTGCGGATATCTATCTTATGCCTTCGCAAAATGAACCCTGTGGTCTGGGCCAGCTATATGCAATGAAATATGGAACTGTACCGGTTGTACATCCAGTAGGAGGATTAAAGGATACCGTATTGGTGGAGAAGGAGCATCCGGAGAAGTCAACGGGATTCTATATGTCAGAATGGAACTCAGAAGCATTGAAGGAAGCCTTACAGCAAGCCATTTCAACTTATAAAACAAAGGATTGGGATCAATACAGACAGAATTGCATGCAGTATGATTCTTCCTGGAAAAGTGGCCTTGCTGAATATCAGAAATATTATCAGATGTTACTAGAGAATTGA
- the glgA gene encoding glycogen synthase GlgA: MRKILMAASEAGPYAKTGGLADVLGSLPVALQKEGTDTRVIMPKYGTIASELKEKMVHLCYFYVNIGWRSQYCGIEMAEEGGITYYFIDNEYYFNREGYYGYQDDGERFAFFCRSVLDALPHIDFVPDILHCHDWQTGMIPPLLEAQYRSLPLYREIATVFTIHNLRYQGIYGVSDMKDWFGLGDEYFTSDKLEFYGGASFLKGGLTYSQILTTVSETYSEEVKYPFFGEQLDGLLKAREKDLYGILNGIDYDEYNPKNDPYLYYNFTKSNLNGKSANKKALQQELNLMVDESLPMIGFISRLVDQKGLDLIACVLDEILAEQVQLVFLGAGSENYENMLRDAMYRYPGKVSATIRFDNALAHKIYASSDFFLMPSLFEPCGLGQLISLRYGTLPIVRETGGLKDTILSYNEETGEGNGFSFTNYNAHDMLFTIKRALKLYSKKTLRAKLRKSAMSCDYSWRSSAKKYIKLYEKLIIRNKSERAEFSYEERSNPAVISLIPAIE, encoded by the coding sequence ATGCGTAAGATTTTAATGGCGGCATCGGAGGCAGGTCCGTATGCAAAAACGGGAGGATTAGCAGATGTGCTGGGATCTTTGCCCGTAGCATTACAAAAAGAAGGAACAGATACCAGGGTTATCATGCCGAAATATGGTACCATCGCTTCAGAACTAAAGGAGAAGATGGTGCATCTGTGTTATTTCTACGTAAATATTGGCTGGAGAAGTCAGTATTGCGGTATAGAGATGGCAGAGGAAGGTGGAATAACCTATTACTTCATCGATAATGAATACTATTTTAACAGGGAAGGATATTATGGCTATCAGGATGATGGGGAACGGTTTGCATTCTTTTGCCGGTCAGTGCTGGATGCATTACCACATATCGATTTCGTTCCGGATATACTGCACTGTCATGACTGGCAAACTGGAATGATACCGCCGCTTCTGGAAGCCCAGTATCGCAGCTTGCCGTTGTATCGGGAGATAGCTACCGTTTTTACGATACATAACCTAAGATATCAGGGTATCTATGGTGTATCGGATATGAAGGATTGGTTTGGATTGGGAGATGAATATTTTACTTCAGATAAGCTGGAGTTTTATGGAGGAGCAAGCTTCCTTAAGGGTGGCTTAACTTATTCACAAATTCTAACCACTGTAAGTGAAACTTATTCAGAAGAAGTAAAATATCCGTTTTTCGGAGAGCAATTGGATGGGCTTCTGAAGGCACGGGAAAAGGATTTGTATGGTATTCTGAATGGCATCGACTATGATGAATACAACCCAAAGAATGATCCCTATCTCTATTATAACTTCACGAAATCGAACCTAAACGGAAAGAGCGCTAATAAGAAGGCCTTACAGCAGGAATTGAATCTTATGGTGGATGAAAGCCTGCCGATGATAGGGTTTATCTCCAGACTGGTGGATCAGAAGGGGTTGGATTTGATCGCGTGTGTGCTGGATGAGATACTTGCAGAACAGGTTCAGCTTGTTTTTCTGGGGGCAGGGAGTGAGAATTATGAAAATATGCTGAGAGATGCCATGTATCGTTATCCTGGTAAAGTATCTGCAACGATTCGATTTGATAATGCACTGGCTCATAAGATCTATGCGTCCTCGGACTTCTTTTTAATGCCTTCCTTATTTGAACCCTGTGGTCTGGGTCAACTCATCAGCCTACGTTATGGAACCCTGCCGATAGTAAGGGAAACCGGAGGACTTAAGGATACCATCCTTTCTTATAACGAAGAAACCGGCGAAGGGAATGGCTTCAGCTTTACCAACTATAATGCACATGACATGCTTTTTACTATAAAGCGGGCATTAAAGCTATACAGTAAAAAAACACTCAGAGCGAAGCTTAGAAAATCAGCCATGTCCTGTGATTATAGCTGGCGGAGCTCCGCGAAGAAATATATTAAGCTATATGAAAAGTTAATCATCCGCAATAAATCGGAGAGAGCTGAGTTTTCCTATGAGGAAAGAAGTAATCCAGCAGTGATATCACTGATACCAGCAATTGAATAG
- a CDS encoding helix-turn-helix domain-containing protein, which translates to MRRQVEPSFLFNRFSSKSISMRLRLFFFLLVLVLTMMAGIIVILLVTGTFSAGLKESKQLLSRELKYVSQDISLQYGQLSVQAVDFSKQLSSQIEEYLNTKQQNINELSETPEHIEELITSLYQNTYFYLEKSNCSGAFVILDTTVNPALENSENSKAGLYLKNLEPNIISSSSPNTTLLRGFFSIGRENSLNLHTQWRMEFDVSEADYYHIPMEEARKNPRLPISKLYYWSNPMIIPDTSEEVMICCVPLIDSKNNIYGVCGLEISMMLFKLSHMPTNNTYPRMFCMFSRLTDNRLSIENSMLAGGYSIKDFSEENTFLKITENSKSYNNYQSDEGRIYLGYHTQTQLYPNGSPYSQHNWVTAVLVPKEDIVNSITRLNIILVCLLCLLITSGIIISIIFSNKYLKPISEGLEMLRTESSSELAKTNVQEIDELIEYLAVYKNELQQKAEQEKHQITILEQFIEKTKTLTPAERSVFNLYSKGLSAQEIASTLFLSINTIKTHTKHIFAKLGVASREELLLYISMLEDIGLEMNP; encoded by the coding sequence ATGAGACGTCAAGTTGAACCATCATTTTTATTCAATCGTTTCAGTTCTAAAAGTATATCTATGCGCCTTCGGCTGTTTTTTTTCTTATTAGTGCTGGTGTTAACAATGATGGCTGGAATTATCGTGATATTATTAGTAACAGGTACCTTCTCAGCGGGTCTAAAGGAAAGTAAGCAGTTACTAAGCAGAGAACTGAAGTATGTGTCCCAGGATATCTCACTGCAGTATGGTCAGCTCTCTGTACAGGCTGTCGATTTTTCGAAACAACTATCCAGTCAGATTGAGGAGTATCTTAATACAAAGCAACAGAATATAAATGAGTTATCCGAAACACCGGAGCATATTGAAGAATTAATCACATCCCTTTATCAAAATACATATTTCTATCTGGAAAAATCCAATTGCAGTGGTGCTTTTGTTATCTTAGATACCACTGTGAACCCTGCTCTTGAGAACTCAGAGAATTCCAAGGCCGGTCTATATCTTAAGAATCTGGAACCAAATATTATTAGCTCTTCTTCTCCAAATACCACCTTATTACGCGGATTTTTCAGTATTGGAAGGGAGAATTCCCTCAATCTTCATACTCAATGGAGAATGGAATTTGACGTATCCGAGGCTGATTATTACCATATCCCAATGGAGGAGGCAAGAAAAAATCCCCGTCTTCCAATTTCCAAACTGTATTATTGGAGTAATCCTATGATTATACCAGATACCAGCGAAGAAGTAATGATCTGCTGTGTTCCTCTTATAGATTCCAAGAACAATATCTACGGGGTATGTGGTCTGGAAATCAGTATGATGCTATTCAAGCTCTCCCATATGCCGACAAACAACACGTATCCAAGGATGTTTTGTATGTTCTCCCGGTTAACCGATAATCGTTTATCCATCGAAAATTCTATGTTAGCAGGCGGATATTCCATAAAGGACTTTTCAGAGGAAAATACCTTTCTGAAAATCACAGAAAACAGCAAATCCTATAATAATTATCAAAGCGATGAAGGTAGAATATACTTAGGTTACCATACCCAAACACAATTATATCCCAATGGATCACCATACTCCCAGCACAATTGGGTAACAGCAGTTCTTGTACCAAAAGAGGATATCGTTAATTCCATAACACGATTAAACATTATATTAGTTTGCTTGCTGTGTCTACTTATAACGAGTGGAATTATTATATCCATAATCTTCAGTAACAAGTATCTCAAGCCTATTTCCGAAGGACTCGAAATGCTTCGTACGGAAAGTAGCAGTGAACTGGCCAAAACCAATGTACAGGAAATTGATGAATTAATTGAATATCTTGCTGTATATAAGAACGAACTGCAACAGAAGGCAGAACAGGAAAAGCATCAAATCACAATCCTGGAGCAGTTTATCGAAAAAACAAAGACATTAACTCCTGCCGAACGCTCTGTATTCAATCTTTACTCAAAGGGTCTCAGTGCTCAGGAAATTGCATCAACTCTTTTCCTAAGTATTAATACCATAAAGACTCATACCAAGCATATCTTTGCAAAGCTTGGGGTAGCGTCCAGAGAAGAATTGCTGTTATACATCAGCATGCTGGAGGATATCGGACTGGAAATGAATCCATAA
- a CDS encoding glucose-1-phosphate adenylyltransferase — protein MVTKKCVAMLLAGGQGSRLGVLTKNTAKPAVPFGGKYRIIDFPLSNCTNSGIDTVGVLTQYKPLKLNSYIGIGQPWDLDRLNGGLTILPPYMKQSMGEWYSGTANAIYQNIEFIEAYQPEYVLILSGDQIYKMDYSAMLRYHETKKADVTIAILEVPWEEANRFGIMNTDETNRIYEFVEKPKSPISNKASMGIYIFNWKKLLKYLIDDQNNPNSSNDFGRDIIPKMLNNNERMFAYPFKGYWRDVGTIQSLWEANMDLLEESPELDLYDPGWRIYSRNPVEPPHFIALGANVRRCIVTEGGMIYGDVYHSVLFSGVTVGRGSKVTNSILMPNVRVGENVIIENAIIAENAMIGDNCHIGYRGTLEDECKLEPKNSDDITVIGENLTLPNGFVLDKGVMIDIDNFRAYQAVV, from the coding sequence ATGGTAACTAAAAAATGCGTTGCCATGCTGTTGGCAGGAGGGCAGGGAAGCAGGCTGGGTGTGTTGACCAAGAATACAGCGAAGCCCGCTGTACCCTTTGGCGGAAAATATCGTATCATAGATTTTCCATTAAGCAACTGTACGAATTCGGGTATTGATACCGTTGGAGTGCTGACTCAGTATAAACCCTTAAAATTGAATTCCTATATTGGAATTGGTCAGCCATGGGATTTGGACCGTCTGAACGGTGGGTTAACTATTTTACCCCCCTATATGAAGCAATCCATGGGAGAATGGTATTCAGGTACGGCCAATGCCATATATCAAAATATAGAATTTATCGAAGCATATCAACCGGAATATGTATTAATCCTATCCGGAGATCAGATATATAAGATGGATTACAGTGCAATGCTTAGGTACCATGAAACCAAGAAAGCAGATGTCACCATTGCGATATTAGAGGTGCCCTGGGAAGAAGCAAACCGTTTTGGAATTATGAATACCGATGAAACTAACCGTATCTATGAATTTGTGGAAAAGCCGAAGAGTCCAATCAGCAATAAAGCATCCATGGGGATATACATATTTAATTGGAAAAAGCTTTTAAAATACCTGATAGATGATCAAAATAATCCAAATTCAAGCAATGATTTTGGTAGAGATATTATTCCTAAAATGTTAAATAATAACGAGCGAATGTTCGCATATCCGTTTAAAGGTTATTGGAGGGATGTTGGAACCATACAAAGCCTATGGGAGGCCAACATGGATTTATTGGAGGAGTCGCCGGAGCTTGATTTATATGATCCAGGATGGCGCATATACTCAAGAAATCCTGTGGAACCTCCTCACTTTATAGCCCTGGGAGCCAACGTCAGGCGCTGTATTGTTACGGAGGGAGGAATGATTTACGGAGACGTATATCATTCGGTATTATTCTCGGGAGTTACGGTGGGAAGAGGAAGTAAGGTTACGAACTCCATTCTGATGCCAAATGTCAGAGTGGGGGAAAACGTTATTATAGAAAATGCCATCATTGCAGAGAATGCAATGATTGGTGATAACTGCCACATAGGATATCGGGGAACTCTTGAGGATGAGTGCAAGCTGGAACCTAAGAATAGTGATGATATAACTGTGATTGGAGAAAATTTGACACTGCCCAACGGTTTTGTACTGGATAAGGGAGTTATGATAGACATTGATAACTTCCGGGCTTATCAGGCGGTGGTCTAA
- a CDS encoding FAD-dependent oxidoreductase: protein MKKIVIIGGGWAGCAAAISASKAGAQVTLLERTDMLLGTGLVGGIMRNNGRYTAAEEMIALGGGDLFELCDQTARHTNIEFPGHKHVTLYDIVRTPYAISKLLTRLGINVVYEARITDVHMDSKTILSVKDQKGRVYEGDVFVDSTGTAGPMNNCSKYGNGCAMCVLRCPSYGGRVSVTGLCRIEEMVGTKADGSVGAMSGSCKIYKESLSEEIQRELNEKGVAIIPIPEELVEDHLGIKACQQYAISEFRDNLILLDTGHAKLMTPFFNLDKLRKIPGFESARYEDPYSAGKGNSMRFFAMAPRDNALKVIGVENLFCAGEKSGLLVGHTEAIVTGTLAGNNSVRYAMGKETLELPVELAVGDAIAYVKDEMNTSEGMGKKFTFSGSVYFEHMKEQGLYELDIPSIRRKVENLGLTDIFNKPLI from the coding sequence ATGAAGAAGATTGTGATCATCGGCGGAGGTTGGGCTGGCTGTGCAGCAGCTATCAGTGCTTCAAAAGCCGGTGCACAGGTTACTTTATTAGAAAGAACGGATATGCTTCTGGGAACAGGTCTTGTTGGTGGTATTATGAGAAACAATGGCCGTTATACAGCAGCAGAAGAAATGATTGCATTGGGCGGAGGAGATCTCTTCGAGCTGTGTGATCAGACGGCAAGACATACCAACATTGAATTTCCGGGTCACAAGCATGTTACCCTTTATGATATTGTGAGAACACCTTATGCTATATCAAAATTATTAACCAGGCTGGGAATAAACGTAGTATATGAAGCTCGAATTACGGATGTTCACATGGATTCAAAGACAATTCTTAGCGTTAAGGATCAAAAGGGCAGAGTATATGAGGGAGATGTGTTCGTTGATTCCACGGGAACAGCAGGTCCAATGAATAACTGCTCAAAATACGGGAACGGCTGCGCGATGTGTGTACTTCGATGCCCCAGCTATGGTGGACGTGTAAGTGTTACCGGTCTGTGCAGAATAGAAGAAATGGTGGGGACGAAAGCGGATGGAAGCGTCGGAGCTATGAGCGGTTCCTGCAAAATATATAAGGAATCCTTATCAGAGGAAATACAAAGGGAACTCAATGAAAAAGGGGTTGCTATTATTCCGATTCCAGAGGAGTTAGTGGAAGATCATTTGGGTATAAAGGCCTGTCAGCAATATGCCATAAGCGAATTTCGAGATAATCTTATTCTCCTTGATACCGGTCATGCCAAGTTAATGACTCCATTCTTTAATTTGGACAAACTGCGTAAAATACCCGGCTTTGAAAGTGCACGTTATGAGGACCCATATTCCGCTGGGAAAGGAAATTCTATGCGGTTCTTTGCCATGGCACCAAGAGACAATGCATTGAAGGTAATCGGTGTAGAGAATTTGTTCTGCGCGGGTGAGAAGTCAGGATTACTGGTAGGTCATACGGAAGCCATCGTTACAGGAACCTTGGCAGGTAATAACAGTGTAAGATATGCTATGGGTAAGGAGACTCTGGAACTACCGGTTGAACTGGCCGTTGGTGATGCTATTGCCTATGTGAAGGATGAGATGAATACGAGCGAGGGAATGGGGAAGAAATTCACCTTCTCCGGCTCTGTATATTTCGAACACATGAAGGAGCAAGGGTTATACGAGCTGGATATACCTTCTATCAGGAGGAAGGTCGAGAATCTAGGATTAACAGACATTTTTAATAAGCCTTTGATATAA